One genomic window of Deinococcus arcticus includes the following:
- a CDS encoding esterase/lipase family protein, producing the protein MTGSRSFLLLALTVTTGLLAGCAAPAAVPAPTLQPAAATPTPPEPTARPAPQTDLSRTYPGTRGMAAQALDKSVPLILVHGLGGFGRDEALGLRYWGGLLDVQADLRAQGYAVFTASLGPVSSNWDRAAELYAQIKGGCVDYGAAHAAQHGHARTDSAKCYPGFYPQWSAARPVNLLGHSMGGQTARTLVKLLDDGHPANAGSGGLFTGGRAGWVRSVMTVSSPNSGSPAADTLQAAVPMFKNLILAFAASVGAADPENFVYNFDLGHWGLSRAPGERFSTYQNRVFASRVWTSKDQAAWDLSPDGAAELNRWLGRSRHARYFSWETNATTPGLLTGWHYPNLTMNPVLSAVAFPYAPPLSPGLGNIGGRSPGGAITYDRGWWANDGIVPGRSMNAPLNETSVAYSGGATAPGTWYRLGRVDGYDHIDITGNLSFRDVKAFYRNQAAFLANQN; encoded by the coding sequence ATGACTGGTTCACGTTCCTTCCTGCTTCTTGCCCTGACCGTCACGACTGGCCTGCTGGCCGGCTGCGCCGCTCCGGCAGCGGTGCCCGCGCCCACCCTGCAACCGGCCGCCGCCACCCCCACGCCACCCGAGCCCACTGCCCGCCCCGCGCCCCAGACGGACCTGAGCCGCACCTACCCCGGCACGCGGGGCATGGCAGCGCAGGCGCTGGACAAGAGCGTGCCCCTGATTCTGGTGCATGGGCTGGGGGGCTTCGGGCGCGACGAGGCGCTGGGCCTGCGCTACTGGGGCGGACTTCTGGACGTGCAGGCGGACCTGCGCGCCCAGGGCTACGCGGTGTTTACCGCCAGCCTGGGGCCGGTCAGCAGCAACTGGGACCGCGCCGCCGAACTGTACGCACAGATCAAGGGCGGCTGCGTGGACTACGGGGCGGCGCACGCGGCGCAGCATGGACACGCCCGCACAGACAGCGCCAAGTGCTACCCCGGCTTCTACCCGCAGTGGAGCGCGGCGCGGCCCGTGAACCTGCTGGGGCACTCCATGGGCGGCCAGACGGCCCGCACCCTGGTCAAGCTGCTGGACGACGGCCACCCGGCCAACGCGGGCAGCGGCGGCCTGTTCACGGGCGGGCGCGCGGGCTGGGTGCGCAGCGTGATGACCGTCAGCAGTCCCAACAGCGGCAGCCCGGCGGCCGACACGCTGCAGGCGGCAGTGCCCATGTTCAAGAACCTGATTCTGGCCTTTGCCGCCAGCGTGGGCGCCGCCGACCCCGAGAACTTCGTGTACAACTTCGACCTGGGCCACTGGGGCCTGAGCCGCGCGCCCGGCGAGCGCTTCAGCACCTACCAGAACCGGGTGTTCGCCTCGCGCGTCTGGACCAGCAAGGACCAGGCCGCCTGGGACCTGAGCCCCGACGGCGCGGCCGAACTCAACCGCTGGCTGGGGCGCAGCCGACATGCGCGCTACTTCTCCTGGGAAACGAACGCCACCACCCCGGGGCTGCTGACCGGCTGGCACTACCCGAACCTCACCATGAATCCGGTGCTGTCGGCCGTGGCCTTTCCCTACGCGCCGCCGCTCAGCCCGGGGCTGGGCAACATCGGCGGGCGCAGTCCGGGCGGGGCCATCACCTATGACCGGGGCTGGTGGGCCAACGACGGCATTGTGCCGGGCAGGTCCATGAACGCCCCGCTGAACGAAACCAGCGTGGCGTACAGCGGCGGCGCCACCGCGCCCGGCACGTGGTACCGCCTGGGCCGGGTGGACGGCTACGACCACATTGACATCACGGGCAACCTGTCGTTCCGGGATGTGAAGGCGTTCTACCGCAACCAGGCAGCGTTCCTGGCAAACCAGAACTGA